A single region of the Pseudorhodoplanes sp. genome encodes:
- a CDS encoding NUDIX hydrolase, with amino-acid sequence MADSWPKITGRRINALSPWMSVVERDVEFVPGQSTDTYYAVAQSDYVSILAMTPARQIPIVRQFRPALEQFTWELPAGMVDEGEDPAASCRRELLEETGYPGLNVHALGISAPCSGRLSNRLHSFFVETGERSASFHPEAGLEVKLVSPAELAQLVTSGEFVSQLHIGTLMQATLRGLIDLPRAAG; translated from the coding sequence ATGGCTGACAGCTGGCCGAAAATAACCGGCCGCCGGATCAACGCGCTCTCGCCATGGATGAGTGTGGTCGAACGCGATGTTGAATTCGTACCGGGCCAAAGCACGGACACCTATTACGCGGTCGCCCAATCCGACTATGTGTCCATCCTTGCGATGACGCCCGCTCGCCAAATCCCGATCGTGCGGCAATTCCGACCTGCCCTGGAGCAATTCACCTGGGAATTGCCGGCCGGGATGGTCGATGAGGGTGAAGATCCGGCCGCGTCATGCCGGCGCGAATTGCTGGAAGAAACCGGCTATCCGGGGCTGAATGTCCACGCCCTGGGGATCAGCGCTCCGTGTTCCGGCCGCCTGAGCAACCGTTTGCACTCGTTCTTCGTCGAAACCGGCGAGCGTTCCGCCAGCTTCCATCCGGAAGCCGGGCTCGAGGTGAAGCTGGTTTCGCCCGCGGAGCTGGCGCAATTGGTGACGTCCGGTGAATTTGTATCGCAGTTGCATATCGGTACACTCATGCAGGCGACCTTGCGCGGGTTGATCGACTTGCCCCGCGCGGCCGGATGA
- a CDS encoding acyl-CoA dehydrogenase family protein, producing the protein MLQTPTPRSAALADRVRAFTEEHIYPAEAVFERELHEARDRWAELPVMTALKAKAKAAGLWNLWLPKAHDPDALSNLEYAPLCEIMGRSPIGAEPFNCSAPDTGNMETLIRYGNEEQKARWLKPLLEGEIRSCFAMTEPDVASSDATNIRTRIERNGDTHVINGRKWWISGAPDKRCKIAIVMGQTDPSAEPYRRQSMILVPMDTPGVKVVRPLGVFGYDDAPHGHAEVIFDNVRVPASNILLGEGRGFEIAQGRLGPGRIHHCMRMIGIAERALETLCKRALSRTTFGKAVADHGVTRHWIAESRMEIDQARLLTLQAARMMDDVGNKAARAEIAMIKVVAPNVAQKVVDRAIQVCGGAGVSPDFHLAYDFARARTIRLADGPDEVHRETVAKLELRKYASDRGNRK; encoded by the coding sequence GTGCTGCAAACGCCGACGCCCCGATCCGCAGCACTCGCAGACCGCGTCAGGGCCTTCACGGAGGAACATATTTATCCGGCCGAGGCCGTGTTCGAGCGTGAATTGCACGAGGCCAGGGACCGTTGGGCGGAACTGCCGGTCATGACAGCGCTCAAGGCCAAGGCCAAGGCGGCGGGGCTGTGGAATCTCTGGTTGCCGAAGGCGCATGATCCCGACGCTCTGAGCAATCTGGAATATGCCCCTCTCTGCGAGATCATGGGCCGCTCGCCGATCGGCGCCGAGCCGTTCAATTGCTCCGCGCCCGATACCGGCAACATGGAAACTCTGATCCGCTATGGCAACGAGGAGCAGAAGGCGCGCTGGCTGAAGCCGCTGCTGGAGGGCGAAATCCGTTCCTGCTTTGCCATGACCGAGCCGGATGTAGCCTCATCCGACGCCACCAATATCCGCACCCGGATCGAGCGCAACGGCGATACTCACGTCATCAACGGCCGCAAATGGTGGATCTCGGGCGCGCCGGACAAGCGCTGCAAGATCGCCATCGTCATGGGCCAGACGGACCCGTCGGCGGAGCCGTACAGACGGCAATCGATGATTCTCGTGCCGATGGATACTCCCGGCGTGAAGGTGGTTCGGCCGCTCGGCGTTTTCGGTTATGACGACGCCCCGCACGGCCACGCGGAAGTGATCTTTGACAATGTACGTGTGCCCGCTTCCAACATCCTGCTCGGCGAAGGCCGCGGCTTCGAGATCGCGCAGGGGCGGCTCGGACCGGGCCGCATTCATCACTGCATGCGCATGATCGGCATCGCCGAACGTGCGCTGGAGACGCTGTGCAAGCGCGCGCTTTCGCGTACAACTTTCGGCAAGGCCGTCGCGGATCATGGCGTTACCCGCCACTGGATCGCGGAATCGCGCATGGAGATTGATCAGGCGCGGCTCCTGACGCTGCAGGCCGCGCGGATGATGGACGACGTCGGCAACAAGGCCGCACGCGCCGAAATCGCCATGATCAAGGTGGTGGCGCCGAATGTGGCGCAGAAGGTGGTGGACCGCGCCATTCAGGTGTGCGGCGGCGCCGGTGTCAGCCCGGATTTTCATCTGGCCTATGACTTCGCCCGCGCCCGCACCATTCGGCTCGCCGACGGCCCCGACGAGGTGCACCGGGAAACGGTGGCGAAACTGGAATTGCGCAAATACGCCAGCGACCGCGGCAACCGGAAATAG
- a CDS encoding 3-hydroxyacyl-CoA dehydrogenase NAD-binding domain-containing protein produces the protein MPELVNVAREGAVAVITVDNPPVNALKHDMRVGLIEAFRQAREDSAIEAVVLTAAGRTFIAGADITEFDKPPRTPTTGDVIGTIEAMPKPVVAALHGTPLGGGLEVALGCHFRVAAPGTKLGLPEIKLGLIPGAGGTQRLPRLVGMPKAVDMILTGNPIPAEQALDAGLIDEIAAGDVRDAGIAFARRMLAEGRPLIKARDRDDKLAALRSDPKQFDELAAPHLKRGRGLNAPKAAIEALRWNLQLPVDEALKRERETFVELRNGEQAKAQRHIFFAEREAAKISDLPKDVKGRDIRRAAVIGAGTMGGGIAMNFANAGIPVTIIETSEEALKRGLGIIEKNYRASAARGGMSADSVDKRMSLITGTTDIGAVADADLIIEAVFEDIEVKRDVFGKLDRLAKPDAVLATNTSYLDVNAIADMTARPLSVVGMHFFSPANVMKLLEVVRGAKTAPDILATAMSVGRKIGKVPVVVGVCHGFVGNRMLRVRSVEAERLLLEGALPQDVDGALTEFGFPMGPFAMGDLAGLDISWRMRKAQGARAEIADQLCEQGRFGQKTGKGFYLYQEGSRTPMPDPEVEQLIVATSQRLGVARRTLDRKEITERLIFPMINEGARILEEGIAQRASDIDAIWVYGYGFPVWRGGPMFNADQIGLPYIRDRLMEFARQTGDPKHEPAPLLARLAAAGQGFASLSQKAA, from the coding sequence GTGCCGGAACTGGTCAATGTCGCCCGCGAAGGCGCTGTCGCTGTCATCACTGTCGACAATCCCCCCGTCAACGCCCTCAAGCACGACATGCGGGTCGGGCTGATCGAGGCCTTCCGGCAGGCGCGAGAGGATTCCGCGATCGAAGCCGTCGTGCTGACGGCCGCCGGCCGCACCTTCATCGCCGGCGCCGATATCACCGAATTTGACAAGCCGCCGCGCACGCCCACAACCGGTGACGTTATCGGGACAATCGAAGCCATGCCGAAACCGGTGGTTGCCGCCCTGCACGGCACGCCCTTGGGCGGCGGCCTGGAGGTGGCGCTCGGCTGCCATTTCCGCGTTGCTGCGCCCGGCACCAAACTCGGTTTGCCCGAGATCAAACTGGGTCTCATTCCCGGCGCCGGCGGCACCCAGCGCCTGCCGCGCCTGGTGGGGATGCCGAAGGCAGTGGACATGATCCTGACCGGGAATCCGATCCCGGCGGAGCAGGCACTGGACGCCGGGCTGATCGACGAGATTGCGGCGGGCGATGTGAGGGACGCGGGGATTGCTTTTGCCCGGCGCATGCTGGCGGAAGGGCGGCCGCTGATAAAAGCCCGCGACCGTGACGACAAGCTGGCCGCCTTGCGCTCCGATCCAAAACAGTTTGATGAGCTTGCGGCGCCGCATCTGAAACGCGGGCGCGGACTGAATGCGCCGAAGGCCGCAATCGAGGCACTGCGCTGGAATTTGCAACTCCCGGTCGACGAGGCCCTGAAACGCGAGCGCGAGACCTTCGTCGAGCTGCGCAATGGCGAGCAGGCCAAGGCGCAGCGGCATATCTTTTTCGCGGAGCGCGAAGCTGCGAAAATCTCCGATCTGCCCAAGGACGTGAAGGGCCGCGACATCAGGCGCGCTGCGGTGATCGGCGCCGGCACCATGGGCGGCGGCATCGCCATGAACTTTGCCAATGCCGGCATTCCGGTGACGATCATCGAGACAAGCGAAGAAGCGCTCAAGCGGGGGCTTGGCATCATCGAGAAGAATTACCGTGCCTCGGCGGCGCGCGGCGGGATGAGTGCGGACAGCGTCGACAAGCGCATGTCGCTGATTACGGGAACAACCGATATCGGCGCGGTTGCCGACGCTGACCTGATCATCGAGGCCGTGTTCGAGGACATCGAGGTCAAGCGCGACGTGTTCGGCAAGCTCGACCGCCTCGCCAAGCCGGATGCGGTACTGGCGACTAACACCTCCTATCTTGACGTGAATGCCATTGCCGACATGACAGCGCGTCCATTATCCGTCGTCGGCATGCATTTTTTCAGCCCTGCGAATGTGATGAAATTGCTGGAGGTCGTGCGCGGCGCGAAGACTGCGCCGGACATTCTCGCAACCGCCATGTCGGTCGGCCGCAAGATCGGCAAGGTGCCGGTCGTGGTCGGGGTCTGTCATGGCTTTGTCGGCAATCGCATGCTGCGCGTGCGCTCGGTCGAAGCCGAACGTCTGCTGCTGGAAGGCGCGCTGCCGCAGGACGTGGATGGCGCGCTGACGGAGTTCGGCTTCCCGATGGGGCCATTCGCCATGGGCGATCTCGCAGGCCTCGATATTTCCTGGCGCATGCGCAAGGCGCAGGGTGCGCGCGCCGAGATTGCTGATCAGCTCTGCGAACAGGGCCGCTTCGGGCAGAAGACCGGCAAGGGCTTCTATCTTTATCAGGAAGGCTCGCGCACGCCGATGCCGGACCCTGAGGTCGAGCAACTCATCGTCGCGACATCGCAACGGCTCGGCGTCGCGCGCCGGACGCTCGACCGCAAGGAAATCACCGAGCGGCTGATTTTTCCGATGATCAACGAAGGCGCGCGCATTCTCGAGGAAGGCATTGCGCAGCGTGCCTCGGATATCGATGCGATTTGGGTTTACGGCTACGGCTTTCCCGTCTGGCGCGGCGGCCCGATGTTCAATGCCGACCAGATCGGTCTGCCTTATATCCGCGACCGGCTTATGGAATTCGCCCGGCAAACGGGCGATCCGAAGCATGAGCCGGCGCCGCTCCTGGCGCGGCTGGCCGCAGCCGGCCAGGGATTTGCCTCGTTGAGCCAGAAAGCCGCCTGA
- a CDS encoding nucleotide sugar dehydrogenase, which translates to MNISRPIASGQQARTTGNADLTVVGGAGHVGIPLVLAFAEAGLTVNINDLNRDTLNTLAGGKLPFIEYGAEPLLERALANKRLIFSDRPSDISKTGPVIVTIGTPVDEFLNPVGKVVQDCIDDLLPHLVDGQLLVLRSTVFPGTTDWLDAHLKRQGRNLKVAFCPERVVQGYGIKELREMPQIVSGTTPEAEQEAAALFRTIAPELVVVKPIEAEFAKLFNNAYRYIEFAATNQFYMIAKSAGVDYQRVLEAMKHNYPRSKSMPRPGFAAGPCLFKDTMQLAAFARNQFGLGHAAMLVNEGLVLDVIDDLKRRYDLSQMTVGLLGMAFKAEIDDIRASLSYKFKKALLSHTRAVLTTDPLVTTDPDLLPLDEVVARSNILILCTPHHAYKNEPLGGKPVVDVWGHLTQANVIK; encoded by the coding sequence GTGAACATCTCTCGTCCCATAGCGAGCGGACAGCAGGCCCGGACCACCGGAAATGCCGACCTGACAGTGGTGGGCGGTGCCGGCCATGTCGGCATTCCGCTGGTGCTGGCCTTTGCCGAGGCCGGCCTGACCGTCAACATCAACGACCTCAACCGCGACACGCTGAATACCCTGGCCGGCGGCAAGCTTCCCTTCATTGAATACGGCGCCGAGCCGCTGCTGGAAAGGGCGCTGGCGAACAAGAGGTTGATCTTCAGCGACAGGCCGTCGGACATTTCAAAGACTGGCCCCGTCATCGTCACCATCGGCACGCCGGTCGATGAATTCCTCAATCCGGTCGGCAAGGTCGTGCAGGACTGCATCGACGATCTCTTGCCGCATCTCGTCGACGGCCAATTGCTGGTTCTGCGTTCAACGGTTTTTCCTGGAACCACCGACTGGCTCGATGCCCATCTCAAGCGCCAGGGCCGCAATCTTAAAGTTGCCTTCTGTCCCGAGCGTGTTGTGCAGGGCTACGGCATCAAGGAATTGCGGGAGATGCCGCAGATTGTCAGCGGCACGACGCCGGAGGCGGAACAGGAAGCGGCGGCCCTGTTCCGGACGATTGCACCAGAACTCGTGGTCGTGAAGCCGATCGAGGCCGAATTCGCCAAGCTCTTCAACAACGCCTATCGCTACATCGAATTCGCCGCCACCAACCAGTTCTACATGATCGCAAAATCGGCGGGCGTCGATTACCAGCGTGTGCTGGAGGCGATGAAGCACAATTATCCACGCTCCAAGAGCATGCCGCGGCCGGGCTTTGCGGCGGGGCCGTGCCTGTTCAAGGACACGATGCAGCTCGCCGCTTTCGCGCGCAACCAGTTCGGGCTCGGACACGCCGCGATGCTGGTGAATGAAGGTTTGGTGCTCGATGTCATTGACGACCTGAAACGGCGCTATGACCTGAGCCAGATGACGGTCGGTCTGCTCGGCATGGCGTTCAAGGCTGAGATTGATGATATCCGCGCCTCGCTCAGCTACAAATTCAAGAAGGCGCTGCTCAGCCATACGCGCGCCGTGCTGACCACCGATCCGTTGGTCACCACCGATCCGGACCTGCTTCCGCTGGATGAGGTCGTCGCGCGCAGCAACATCCTGATCCTCTGCACTCCGCACCATGCCTACAAAAACGAACCCCTTGGCGGCAAACCCGTCGTCGATGTCTGGGGGCATCTGACCCAAGCCAACGTCATCAAATGA
- a CDS encoding Gfo/Idh/MocA family oxidoreductase — translation MIRLGIVGCNFGRTVLLPAFRADARCTVEAIAGADMKKAREIAAAEGIGQPFSDWRALADHPDLDALAIAVPPRLQPEIAVRALKAGKAVFLEKPLAANLEAAQAVREQVAASGRPVMIDFEFCELPHWRRAKEIIDSGALGALRHVAVSWHVENYATRMRLRSWKTDGANGGGALGNFVSHCFYYLEHFCGPMKDMSATLFGLPDEEPPSDSTVSLAGTFKSGAAYVLSMSAASFLGSGHRIAFYGEDGTLVLSNSTSDYMRGFELLHARRPAAALERIDISYPEDERYPDGRIAPVSRLAKRFLDAIETEAPAVPGIADGMRVQELIELARISHQNGSERRVIEP, via the coding sequence GTGATCCGCCTGGGTATCGTTGGGTGCAATTTCGGACGCACCGTGCTGTTGCCCGCTTTCCGCGCCGATGCGCGTTGCACGGTCGAGGCGATCGCGGGTGCTGATATGAAAAAAGCCCGCGAGATTGCCGCAGCGGAAGGGATCGGCCAGCCTTTCAGCGACTGGCGCGCCTTGGCAGATCATCCCGACCTCGACGCCCTGGCCATTGCAGTGCCGCCCCGACTGCAGCCGGAGATCGCAGTCCGCGCATTGAAGGCCGGCAAGGCCGTTTTTCTGGAGAAGCCGCTGGCGGCAAATCTTGAAGCGGCGCAGGCCGTGCGCGAGCAGGTTGCCGCCTCTGGCCGTCCGGTGATGATCGATTTTGAATTCTGCGAACTGCCGCATTGGCGCCGCGCGAAAGAAATCATCGACAGCGGCGCGCTCGGCGCATTGAGACACGTTGCAGTCAGTTGGCATGTCGAGAATTACGCGACGCGCATGCGGCTGAGAAGCTGGAAGACCGATGGCGCAAATGGCGGCGGTGCGCTCGGCAATTTTGTCAGTCACTGCTTTTACTATCTGGAACATTTCTGCGGACCGATGAAGGATATGTCGGCGACGCTTTTTGGTTTACCGGACGAGGAGCCACCATCCGACAGCACGGTGTCGCTGGCGGGCACATTCAAGTCGGGCGCCGCCTATGTGCTGTCGATGAGCGCGGCCTCCTTTCTCGGCTCCGGACATCGCATAGCATTCTATGGAGAGGACGGCACATTGGTGTTATCCAACAGCACGAGCGATTACATGCGCGGCTTCGAGTTGCTTCATGCGCGACGACCAGCGGCAGCGCTTGAGCGCATTGACATTTCCTATCCAGAGGACGAACGATATCCGGATGGGCGCATTGCGCCCGTCTCGCGGCTGGCCAAGCGTTTCCTCGACGCCATCGAAACGGAAGCTCCGGCAGTTCCCGGCATCGCAGACGGCATGCGGGTTCAAGAGCTCATCGAGCTTGCACGGATTTCGCACCAAAACGGCTCTGAAAGACGTGTGATCGAGCCATGA
- a CDS encoding TetR/AcrR family transcriptional regulator translates to MMDAHAAKQLPRRRLAGERDPERTRAAILEAATEEFTAKGLTGARVDHIARRSGVNKRMIYYYFGDKEGLYLAVLEATYSAIRHAEIGLHLDNRGPVDGMRELVRFTWNYFIKHPEFLSLLANENMHQARFLKQSSKIQDLHSPLIGMISSLLARGAKEGVFKAKVDPVQLYISIASLGFFYMSNRHTLSTIFGRDLSEPAALEKRGDHIVEVVLGYLKP, encoded by the coding sequence ATGATGGACGCACACGCCGCGAAGCAACTTCCCCGCCGCCGCCTTGCAGGCGAGCGCGATCCCGAGCGCACGCGCGCCGCAATTCTCGAGGCGGCGACCGAGGAATTCACCGCCAAGGGCCTGACAGGCGCGCGCGTCGATCACATCGCCCGCCGTTCCGGCGTCAACAAGCGGATGATCTATTACTATTTCGGCGACAAGGAGGGTCTCTATCTCGCCGTCCTTGAGGCGACCTATTCAGCAATCCGCCACGCCGAGATCGGTCTGCATCTCGATAACCGCGGTCCTGTCGACGGCATGCGCGAACTTGTGCGCTTCACCTGGAACTATTTCATCAAGCATCCCGAATTCCTCAGTCTGCTGGCAAACGAAAACATGCATCAGGCGCGCTTCCTGAAACAGTCCAGCAAGATCCAGGATCTGCATTCGCCATTGATCGGCATGATCTCCTCGCTCTTGGCGCGGGGTGCGAAGGAGGGGGTCTTCAAGGCCAAAGTCGATCCGGTGCAGCTCTATATCAGCATCGCTTCGCTCGGTTTTTTTTACATGTCGAACCGGCACACCTTGTCGACGATTTTCGGACGCGACCTCAGCGAGCCTGCCGCGTTGGAAAAGCGCGGCGACCATATTGTGGAAGTTGTGCTGGGTTACTTGAAGCCTTGA
- a CDS encoding SDR family NAD(P)-dependent oxidoreductase, with protein sequence MTARKILVTGGSGFIGSALVKRLVHDGHTVRVLDDNSRGASRRLAEVEKDIEFVGGDIRDAGAVDAATRGVDEVYHLAYVNGTEFFYSAPELVLEVGVKGMINVLDACRQHGVRELILASSSEVYQTPPMIPTDETAPLIVPDPLNPRYSYGGGKIISELMAINYGRKFFDRVLIFRPHNVYGPDMGWEHVVPQFALRLKAATTASPAGPLPFSIQGSGEETRSFCFVDDLVEGVMVMRAKGDHLGIYHIGTTEEIGVGDLARRMAQHIGRDIELRTGPRLAGSTPRRCPDISKLAGLGYKPRVPLAQGLTQTIDWYWKNDDLMPQR encoded by the coding sequence ATGACTGCGCGCAAAATTCTTGTCACCGGCGGTTCCGGCTTTATCGGCTCTGCGCTCGTCAAGCGGCTGGTGCATGACGGCCACACGGTGCGCGTGCTGGACGACAACTCACGCGGTGCGTCGCGGCGTCTGGCCGAGGTTGAGAAGGACATCGAATTTGTCGGCGGCGACATACGCGATGCCGGCGCAGTCGACGCGGCAACGCGAGGCGTCGATGAGGTGTATCACCTGGCCTATGTCAACGGCACGGAGTTTTTCTACAGCGCGCCCGAACTCGTGCTCGAGGTCGGCGTCAAGGGCATGATCAATGTGCTGGATGCCTGCCGCCAGCATGGGGTGCGCGAGCTGATCCTGGCTTCGAGTTCGGAGGTCTACCAGACGCCGCCGATGATCCCGACCGACGAGACTGCGCCGCTGATTGTCCCGGACCCGCTCAACCCGCGCTACTCCTACGGCGGGGGCAAGATCATCAGCGAACTGATGGCGATCAATTATGGCCGCAAGTTCTTCGACCGCGTGCTGATCTTCCGCCCTCACAATGTCTATGGCCCCGACATGGGATGGGAACATGTGGTGCCGCAATTCGCCTTGCGGCTGAAGGCGGCGACGACGGCCAGTCCCGCAGGGCCCCTGCCCTTTTCCATTCAGGGCAGCGGCGAGGAAACCCGCAGCTTCTGCTTTGTCGACGACCTGGTTGAGGGCGTCATGGTGATGCGCGCCAAGGGGGACCATCTCGGCATCTATCATATCGGCACGACCGAGGAGATCGGCGTGGGAGACCTCGCCCGCCGCATGGCGCAGCATATCGGACGGGACATCGAGTTGCGGACCGGACCGCGCCTCGCCGGCAGCACGCCGCGCCGGTGCCCGGATATTTCGAAACTCGCAGGCCTGGGCTATAAGCCCCGCGTTCCGTTGGCGCAGGGGCTGACCCAGACCATCGACTGGTACTGGAAAAACGATGACTTGATGCCGCAGCGATAG
- a CDS encoding class I SAM-dependent methyltransferase gives MLRSFKVARGAGTGASAPVECCQICGNERLETMLSLGYMPPVNQMVKIGTVPQQQPWFPTTVLYCGECELVQLGLAVDPVIIFPPEYPYTSGMTKILRDNFAELHAESKAMLGLGSEDLVIDIGSNDGTLLSNFKGGGHRVLGIEPTDVGHIANERGIPTVQHYFGLDVARKVRREHGAARVVTAANCFAHIEDVHAIVEGIVELLGPNGVFISESHYLIPLLDKLQYDTVYHEHLRYYSLHSLKALLQMHDLEVFHARPIPTHGGSIRVYAARRGTHAVRPSVQEMLSKEPTGDAMRRRLTQFRTDVMLSKLRLHAMLRDLKEKGARIAGISAPSRASTMVNYVGLDEAIIDYVCEIAGSLKIGKYMPGTLIPVVDEARLFEDQPDAALIFSWHIAEELAPKLRAKGFRGQLITPLPVPRAL, from the coding sequence ATGTTGCGTTCTTTCAAAGTGGCCCGCGGGGCTGGCACCGGCGCAAGCGCCCCGGTCGAATGCTGCCAGATCTGCGGCAATGAGCGGCTCGAGACCATGCTGTCGCTCGGCTACATGCCGCCGGTCAACCAGATGGTGAAGATCGGCACGGTTCCGCAGCAGCAGCCATGGTTCCCGACGACCGTCTTGTATTGCGGCGAGTGTGAACTGGTGCAGCTCGGGCTGGCGGTCGATCCCGTCATCATCTTCCCGCCTGAATATCCCTACACCAGCGGGATGACGAAGATCCTGCGCGACAATTTTGCGGAGTTGCATGCTGAGTCCAAAGCGATGCTGGGGCTTGGGTCCGAGGATCTTGTCATCGACATCGGCTCGAATGACGGCACTCTGCTTTCCAATTTCAAAGGCGGCGGGCATCGCGTGCTCGGCATCGAGCCGACCGATGTCGGACATATTGCCAATGAGCGCGGCATTCCGACCGTCCAGCACTATTTCGGTTTGGATGTCGCCCGCAAGGTCAGGCGGGAGCACGGCGCCGCGCGGGTCGTGACGGCGGCCAATTGCTTCGCCCATATCGAGGACGTGCATGCCATTGTCGAAGGCATCGTCGAACTGCTCGGGCCGAACGGCGTGTTCATTTCGGAATCACATTACCTGATCCCGCTGCTCGACAAGCTGCAATACGACACCGTCTATCATGAGCATCTACGCTATTATTCGCTGCACAGCCTGAAGGCGCTGCTTCAGATGCACGATCTGGAGGTGTTCCATGCGCGGCCAATCCCGACCCATGGCGGCTCGATCCGCGTCTATGCGGCGCGGCGCGGCACCCATGCTGTTCGGCCGAGCGTGCAGGAGATGCTGAGCAAGGAGCCGACCGGCGACGCCATGCGCCGGCGCCTCACGCAGTTCCGCACCGACGTGATGCTCTCGAAGCTGCGCCTGCACGCCATGCTCCGCGACCTGAAAGAAAAAGGCGCCCGCATCGCCGGCATCAGCGCTCCCTCGCGCGCTTCGACCATGGTCAACTATGTCGGGCTGGACGAGGCGATCATTGACTATGTCTGCGAAATCGCGGGCTCACTGAAAATCGGCAAATACATGCCCGGCACGCTGATCCCGGTCGTCGACGAGGCGCGCCTGTTCGAGGACCAGCCGGACGCGGCCTTGATTTTCTCCTGGCATATCGCTGAGGAGCTGGCACCAAAGCTGCGAGCCAAGGGCTTTCGCGGCCAACTCATTACACCGTTGCCCGTGCCGCGCGCGTTGTAG
- a CDS encoding glycosyltransferase family 2 protein, which translates to MTDSAPRLDIVIPVYNEGDNILRTLAAIEKHVETPVRVLICYDMESDNTLPAIESNRPLFPKIPVRFVRNRGYRAHGAIMTGFAESQAPFILVMPADDDYNAGILDAMVQKAETGCDIVCASRFMPGGGMVGCPWLKAFLVRAGNFTLHHIARLPVRDASNGFRLFSRRALDRIPVESEFGFCYSIELLVKAHRLGWPIGEIPARWFERQHGTSRFKVLSWLPAYLRWYAYAFATTFLRRPPESVELKASQQRTAAYG; encoded by the coding sequence ATGACAGACAGCGCGCCCCGCCTCGATATCGTTATTCCGGTCTACAACGAGGGCGACAATATCCTGCGGACGCTTGCAGCGATCGAGAAACATGTCGAAACACCGGTACGCGTGCTGATCTGTTACGACATGGAGAGCGACAACACGCTCCCGGCAATCGAGAGCAATCGTCCGCTCTTTCCGAAAATCCCGGTCCGCTTCGTCCGCAATCGCGGCTATCGGGCGCATGGCGCAATCATGACGGGCTTCGCGGAAAGCCAAGCGCCCTTTATTCTCGTGATGCCCGCCGACGATGACTATAATGCCGGCATCCTCGATGCCATGGTGCAAAAGGCCGAGACGGGCTGCGACATTGTTTGCGCCAGCCGCTTCATGCCGGGCGGCGGCATGGTCGGATGTCCGTGGCTCAAGGCGTTTCTGGTCCGCGCTGGCAACTTTACCCTGCATCACATTGCGCGCCTGCCGGTGCGCGACGCCAGCAACGGCTTCCGCCTGTTTTCGCGCCGGGCGCTCGACCGCATTCCAGTCGAGTCCGAATTCGGCTTCTGCTACAGCATCGAATTACTGGTGAAAGCACACCGGCTCGGCTGGCCGATCGGGGAAATCCCGGCGCGCTGGTTCGAGCGCCAGCATGGTACGAGCCGCTTCAAGGTTCTGTCCTGGCTGCCGGCCTATCTGCGCTGGTACGCCTACGCCTTCGCCACCACTTTCCTGCGCCGTCCGCCCGAAAGCGTGGAGTTGAAGGCCTCTCAGCAGCGGACCGCCGCCTATGGCTGA